TTTCCATCACACCGTTAGCCCCAACATTAGCCGACCAGGGGACAATTTTCACAACAACTCCACAAGATTTCAACGTCATTTTATCATTATAACATGTTTTTTTAACATCTCTCTGATTTGGGAAGCGCATGACATATGTATTGGGACCAATAGAGCGAGCAGTACAGTGCCATTTGGTCCCAATGTAGTCAGAGAAAGCATCCTCAAGATCCTTCACACTAGCCTCTCCCTCAATCACTGTGACAACAACACTAGTAGCTCTCTCTTTTAATTGTTTAGCAGTGCATGAGTCTGGGATATAGAAAAAACCCTAGCCCTTGGCCTGAAAAGCACACATCGGTGCCACACACTCCCATGGCAGGAAAGTAACACAAACCGAGGCTAGATGTCCCATCTTATTGCATCTCTCACAAAAGGCTTGCGGACAACTAGCAGGAGTATGACTAGTAGCTTTGCAGATTAAGCAGGGATCATAAGCTTTGGGTGGGGGCACATGAGATGAGGACTCGGCACGTACGACGGGATCGTAGTTCTGCTTCTTCCTGTGGATATCAGGAGCGTTGAGACCAGGAGGGTTAGGGTTCttctccacccacccacccccccagATCTGGCCCGCTTGGCTCTCTCTGCAGCCTCGTCCCACCGCTCTGTGTCGTCCGAAGCCGACGCCGTCTTCTTGTTGGTGGAGAGGTCGTCGCCGTCGACGTCCCTGGACCACGACTAGCGGCCTCGACCTCGCCCTCGGTCGAATCGACCAGCTCCACGCCCCATCCGCCCAGATCCAAAGCCCTCCCGACGATTTCCGCGGAAGGCGTGGCCGCCACGGTTCTCCATCTCGCTTGGCTCGCTTggggaagcagccaccgctgcGTAGGATCTGTGGTCGCCTCCAATCTTCCCCTCCCaccagaggaaggaggaggggaaTCTCGATCTAGGGTTTCTCGGGGTCTCCCAAAAGTGGGAAAGAGCGGCGTCTAGGTCACGGATCGGGGTGGGAGCGGCTTTTGTACCCACAACATCCTCTCGTGCCCCATGGCCGCGCGGGTCTCCGTCCACGTGTCGGGCATCAATGGCGGCCGCCTCACTCGCGCCTGGATGTGGCCCCAGAATTCCAGGGCCCCGCCATTGCCCGTCCGGATGTGGCTCGGTGCACCGCACACACCACCACGCGCCGCATGTCCCCGTGTACCCGCACCTGTGTCGTTCGTCGGAATACGGTCACGAACCCTAGCAAAGTGGCATGGGAAGGAGATGACCTGACCAATATGGATGGTTTCCCCCTCGCACAAGTAGCGCGCATCCACCGTCACTCCCTTGTCGTTGATCAGCACGATCCGGAGCGCTCCTCGACGGAGGAGGATCTCGCCATCGGTGAAGTGGACGGTGCGTGCGGACGCCAGGTCCGCCGCGAAGGAGACGTGCCAGCGGACGTCAAACTCCATCGGTCAGGTCCAGTGAGCCGTTTTCTTAACGCGCCCCTGTAATTGATGCGACCAAACAATGGCTCTACGATGCAGGATTCAATAATGATGAAAAACTGCGAGGCACTTCGGATGGTGTTAACACAATTTCTGGATACTAGGTTAAGTTACCGATGGAGCTGTAATGATTTTTATGAGTGTGGTGAGTAGAGGACCTCTAGTTTCAGATACATAGTCCTTACGTGCATCCTCTCTGCTAAAGTGCTTATATTCAATAATCAGTCCTATAATCGGATGTCTTAATGTACGTAGTAATGTTCGCTTGCTACATGCATGTTGTGTTAGAGTGAGAAGGTGGTAGTCCCTATACTCTGCTCAAGTTCTTCTCTCTGGTGCTTGTTTGTCTGACTCACTCCTGCAGCCCTGCTGCACCAGTTTGATGTATTGCTAAAGCAAGTTCAGACTATCTCTGGGCGATGGTAGCCACTTTGCATCTTTTGATGTTTAGGCAGCTTtcttgccggttgttgaaaaaatatttAGATGAAACAGTTCGGAGCACATACAATTTTGGATTTTCAGTTTCGTCAGACTATATATGAATTTAGTTCAACAAGTGTGTTAGTCCATCAGAAAACATCACCAGAAGAATATATACCTTGACGCTGCCACTAGTAATTTGATTTACTATATGGGCAGTAGCCTTTCTCTTCTATGTTTTTCAGCTACGGAGAAAAACAATTCTTCAAGCTCAGGAATTAAATTCCATTTTCTAAGTTCCATAACCACATGAAAATCTCAAATAACGTTGTTGCAACAAATCAAGCGAATTTTGGAATTGCTGGAAATGTGACCTACTCAGCTCCACCTCTAGCCATAGGTGAGATGAGATAATGCTGACAAGATAAGCAATTAGACTATGTGCAGTAGATGCTCTGGAAGCAAGAGATGTGTTCTCAAATTAATACAATCTGAAGCCCCTTATCTTAAGTTAATTTTACCTGCAAAATATATCAGTATTGGAATCCTTCTTGTTCTACAACAACTGGACTCAATTTATCCTTGAATTTATTCAGTTTCTCTTTGTTATTCAGGTAAGTTTCTAGTCATTCTTGTTGAAATTAAcaacatatatattccaaaatgcTTGTAGGATCTAAGAAGGCGAAGAAATGGACAAAGTGAAAGAAATTTTGGTAATAGTGATTAACTGACACATATCAATTCGAAACCGCGAATTCTTTTAAGATCTTTCACTGTTTACAAATATATGTCACAGTCGGTTACAGCTAGAtctaataattttggtaatatacATGTCTTGCACTCAAACTGATGATTTACCCCGTGTAGGATGTGGACTCCGAGTTGTCGGCCTAGTTCACGGGGCCAACTTTGTCCTTCATAAAAGTTTTACAGCCCCCCCTAAAATATAGGCTTCGTCCCGTAGATGTTCCGGATTGAAGGCAGTTTAACAAGAAATGGTTGGAGGGAGTGAACTTTCATCTCCCACCATGGTCTTTCGGCGATCCCTGCCGCGTCTGCTCGATCCTCCCCGGGCGCCTCCATGCCACCTCACCGGAATacctcgacgccggcgaccaccggacCCTAGGAGGAGAGGACGGAAGTGGCGGCGAGATGACGGAAGTGGCATAGCTGCTTCCGTCGTTGCACGCCGCGTGAGGATTCAATTGCATTTTCTTTTTATGTGTGATGGTGTTTCGTGCTATTTTGCAGGGACCCTTTTGTAAATTCAATTGGTTTATACGGAATCTATTCCGCTGACAATAAAATGGTATAGTAAATTCTCACAAATTCATTTTTAGGGTAAAATCGTATACTGTTTTCTTAGAGGAGGCGGTTTTAGCGGATCTGTCAAACGCTGTCAAAGGAAGCAGTTTTCATCCTCCCAGATCGATCGCACTCTACCCATGGGCATGGCTGAATCCGCCGGCGGCGGTGAGCCCCGGCTCCCCGAGGAGCTCGTCCTCTGGGAGATCCTGACGCGCCTTCCGGCCAAGTCCCTCCTACGGTGCCGCGCCGTCTGCACATCCTGGCGCCGCAGCCTCACCTCGGACACGGGCCTCCTCCTCGCACACCACCGCCGCCAGCCGGCGCTCCAGCTCGTCACCACCGGGGACGCCCTCGAGGGCAGGATCGACGCGCTGGACCCCCGCGCCGGCGAGCGGCGCCCCGTCGCCCGCACGGACCGGGCCGCCTCCCCCACGGACCTCGATCTGCTCGCCGCCTGCGACGGCCTCCTCGTCGTCTGCGCCTACGGCGCCCTCCACGTCTGCAACCCGGCCACCCGCCAGCGCGCCCCGCTCCCGCTGCTCCACGCCTACCACATCTCCGGCCTCTACCCTCACGCCGCGTCCTGGTCGTACTCTTACCGGGTGCTGTGCTGGAGGAAGGAACCCCACGACACCGCCGACGGCCGCGCCGTCTACTACGTGCACACCGTGGGATCCACCGAGGTCAGGTGCGTCGGCGAGCCCCCCGAGCCGTGGGCCACCGGGGACATCGCCGAGGTGATGCCAATGCTGGAGCTCTTCCACCCGCACGTCCTCGTGCAGGGCAGGTTTCACTGGCGCCTCGTCGAGTTGCCTGGCCGAAAATACAACAACATGCTGGTTTTCGACACCGTCGCTGAGTCTTTCCGGCATGTCGAGACCCCGGTCGAGGGCCCCTGGGCTGACCCCTTTGAGATGAAGGGGGAGCTTGGGTTGTACAACTACAATGGCTTCCGGACGGGTGATCTCTGGGTGCTAGAGGACTATCAGAACAACGTCTGGTCGCTCAAGCACCGCATCAAGGTGCAGAGGCCGGTCCTTTTCCTGGTGCAGGACGCCCAAGGAGATGTGTTCATTAATTCTAAGAAAAAGGGGACCGTGGGCATTATGTCGCAGCGCCTGCGGCACTTGTCGATCGGGCACCGATGGCAGTGTGTTGACACGCTATGAATGGAGCGGTCGCCTCAATCTTAAGCGGCATAGGTTCAAAGAAAGCCTTGTCCGGCATGCCTTCTTCCCGACCGAAGGTAATGGTAGTGTCGATGAAACACCATTGTTCAATGGGTTGTCAGCTGTGGTgttgcttcctgatgataattctgaGCCAGATTGAGGAAGCAGATTTAGTAATCCATGCCAGCCAAGTTCATTCTTGTTGAAAACCCAAGTGAGTAGCTCTAGGCTCTTAGTTGACGATCTTTATTATTCCTGGTTATTATCTGTGTCTAGTGTCAAGCAGAATTCACCAAAACTTGGTCTTCTGAAATAAAATGTTTATGTTATAAGCAATTGCAAGCAGCTCGATAGCAAATTAGATGAAAATAATTATCTTGAGATAATCATATTCTACACCTGCTGGTCTAATAGTTTTGGGGCATATTCTTTTTGCTGTGAACTGTCTCTTTCAGTAGGTGTTGTGCTGATTGTCCTTAGTGTATTTGCCTTGAGATGATAGTATTTGCCTTGAGATAATCATATTATACACTTGATCTTATAGTTTCAgggcatacatgatactacctccataCCAAAATATTGACGTTTTTGTAGCCTAAACTATATTAATTGTCGCTGCAAGTGTATTTTCAGTAGACGTTCTGCTTGTTTTCCTTAGTGTCCTATCCGATCGATGCTTTAGATCATATTATTGTTTAGCCCCTTTTTTGTTCTCATTTTCTACCACCTATGAAATTGTCGTTGAAAAAAATCAGTATTTTGTGCTAAGTTTGTCCCCTCTATGAAGAACCAGATACAATAATAGGATTATATGTGGCACATCACTtcggcccagttcttttgccagaatctggagattctcccagaatccgacccctacccagcttctcccagaatctttgagccccatttgttttacaatcctatctcaCTGTAAACTTGATATCCCAGGAGCACGTCACTTCATTTCACTATCAACCTGCTATCACTTCATCAATTCACCCTAGTTTCAGATACCACTAAAATCACAACTGCACAGCAACTAGTTGTAAATGAATCGATATCCCAGCCTATGATGAGGCCATATGCTTGACTGTTTAATTCTTATTCCCATAATTAAACCACAATAACCAACATAGGGCTCTCCCCAACAAGAAGAAGCAGAGTGGAAAGGAAAAACACAACAGATGACAGATGACACTTGCTCAAAACACAAGCCCGGACCCCTGGAGCTTCTGCTGGATGATGCGGTCGAGCTTCTCCCCCATCTCGCGGCTCATGTGGTTCGCCCAGTCCCCTACCTCGCCCTTCCTGTAGAACACGGAGTTATCAACGTGAACTTTATTCCCGTGACTGACGCCGCCGACCTGGTTCACCTCTAGGCCCGTGAGCGTCTCGAAGCTGCACATCCTCGCAACCTCCTCCGCCACGCCGGacctctcctcctcctcggtcAGCGGGACGCCGAGGAACCTCGCGAGCCTCCTCACGACCTGCATCTGGTCCGACTTGATCTCCTCGTACTTGAGGAAGAGGACGGTGTCCGACCTCGCCACGCTCTCCTCCCAGTACTCGAGGCAGTGGTCCCAGAAGGGGCCGTAGGGCGAGAACCCCTCGCAGAACATGTCGAAGGCGTCGTCTATCGACAGGCaggcgccgccgccccacgccaccaGCTTGTTCTCGAAGTGCAACCTGGAGACGAGCGTGTCCTTGGGGTCCCGGCATAGGTACACGACCCGGCACCCAAGCGACCGCGTCTCTGGCCTGAGCAGCGACATGGGCATGTGCGTGGCGAGGAGCCTCGGGGACGGGAGTGCGCCGAGGTCAACATGGCCGCCGGCAGCGCCAGGGATCTCGATGAACGGCACGAGGTGCTGCGAGTGGTGGGTGAGGAGCGGGTGGTGGGCGCCGAGGCTGTGGCGTGAACGGTTGACGATGGTGAAGGCGAGGGCCTTGAGCCAGGTGGTGCCGCACTTGGGCTGCGTGGCGAGGACGATGTCGGCGGCTCGTGGCGCGAAGGCCCGGCTGGCGTGCAGGACCCCCTCCAGGATCCCCGGCTTGAACCAGTAGCCCTTGTACCGGATGAGCGGCTGCGCCCACCCCTCCCTTGACGGGAGCGAGGATATGAAGTCCTTGAGGCTCTCTCCGGATAGGGCGTCTTCTGGTGAGCTCTCGGTGGCGATCGCGGTGGCACTCTCTGGTGAACTCATCGGTGGAGCTGCTGGTGCTGCCGGTTGGGCCATGGCTGGTGTGGGAGGGGAGGCGAAGCTGGCCGTCTTGGCTATGATTTGAATGGGTGTTGAAGAAGCTGGTTGGTGCGGTAACCACATCGAGCCGTTATAGTTTATGGAGGGAGCAGGATCTCGTGGAGCCTAAACTAATTACAAATTTAGAACACGACACATCCTTAATTCTGACGCATGCATGCATGGCTCCAACGACTCGCACTAATCAGATCGTGCACTCCAAAGTGACATGTCCCTTGAGATGATTGGATCGAAAATAAAGCTAATGTATCCCAACCAAAATATATATCCAAGTACATCTACTGGTTACATAGCATAATTGAAGTGAACACTAGGAGGATGCAACAAACCAGGACAAATCGTTTCAAGAATATATACAAGTGATGAATCATATCCTTCTCCGGCATTGCAAATAGAATAACACATCTCATCTTCATCTATCTTACTCCGCATCATGCCCGAGAGGACATTTGTTCGACCTCCGCGTCTTCCGGTGAACTCTCGGTGGCGGTGGCGCGCTCTGGTGAACTCATCGGTGGAGCTGGTGCTGCCGGTTGGGCCATGGCTGGTGTGGGAGGGGAGGCAAAGCTGGCCATCTTGGCTATGTATGGGTAGAGAAGAAGCCGGTTGGTGCGATGACGACATGGAGCCGTTATAGTTTATGGAGGGAGCAGGATCTCGTGGCGCCTAAACTAATTAGTGTGAATCCAACTCATCTCCCTGCACATATATAAAAATGAAGCACTCCAGTGTCGAGTTGTGACGCATGCTCCAACGAAACGACTCGCCGTAATCAGATCGTGCACTCAAAGTGACATGTCCCTTGGGATTGCACCGAAAATAATCCTACCGTGTCCCAACCCAAATATATAGCCAAGTACATCTATCAATTAACTTTAGATGGCATAATTGAACAGCACTAGAAGGATGCAACAAACCGGACAAAGATTTCAagaatatattactccctccgttcctaaatataagtcttttttagaga
The window above is part of the Triticum aestivum cultivar Chinese Spring chromosome 2A, IWGSC CS RefSeq v2.1, whole genome shotgun sequence genome. Proteins encoded here:
- the LOC123184404 gene encoding cytosolic sulfotransferase 5-like, translated to MWLPHQPASSTPIQIIAKTASFASPPTPAMAQPAAPAAPPMSSPESATAIATESSPEDALSGESLKDFISSLPSREGWAQPLIRYKGYWFKPGILEGVLHASRAFAPRAADIVLATQPKCGTTWLKALAFTIVNRSRHSLGAHHPLLTHHSQHLVPFIEIPGAAGGHVDLGALPSPRLLATHMPMSLLRPETRSLGCRVVYLCRDPKDTLVSRLHFENKLVAWGGGACLSIDDAFDMFCEGFSPYGPFWDHCLEYWEESVARSDTVLFLKYEEIKSDQMQVVRRLARFLGVPLTEEEERSGVAEEVARMCSFETLTGLEVNQVGGVSHGNKVHVDNSVFYRKGEVGDWANHMSREMGEKLDRIIQQKLQGSGLVF